From a region of the Pseudanabaena sp. ABRG5-3 genome:
- a CDS encoding phosphoketolase, producing the protein MVSTPLKLSEPDLANNLSNGSISSYGIARSTVTGTPLSAEELRKIDAYWRACNYLAIGMIYLRENPLLREPLKSEHVKNRLLGHWGSSPGMSFVYTHLNRLIKKYDLNTIFLAGPGHGAPGILGPVYLEGTYSEIYHDISEDEEGLKHFFKQFSFPGGIGSHCTPETPGSIHEGGELGYSVSHAYGTVFDNPDLISVVMVGDGESETGPLATAWHSNKFINPIRDGAVLPILHLNGYKINNPTVLSRISHEELESLFIGYGYQPYFVEGSDPESMHQAIAATLEHCINEIRSIQQESRSTGIPKRAKFPMIVLRTPKGWTGPAEVDGHKVEGFWRAHQVPLSGMHNNPEHLKMLSDWMLSYKPDELFDASGKLLPELKELAPKGDRRMSANPIANGGLLRRALRMPDFRNYGVNIAKAGTTEAENTKPLGVFLRDVMRQNMDNFRVFGPDENTSNKLQAIYEVSKKFWIAEYLPEDADGGELATDGRVMEILSEHTLEGWLEGYLLTGRHGFFSTYESFVHVIDSMINQHCKWLEISQDIPWRSPIASLNLLITSTVWRQDHNGFTHQDPGFLDVVVNKSAEVTRIYLPPDVNTLLSVADHCLRSTDYVNVIVSDKQSHLQFLSMDEAIKHCTKGLGIWDWASNDQGTEPDVVMVGCGDVLTQEALAATILLWEQFPELKIRFINVVDLFKLQPDTEHPHGLSDRDFDSLFTTDKPIIFNFHGYPWLIHRLAYRRTNHKNLHVRGYKEKGNINTPLELAISNQVDRFSLAIDVIDRVPKLQNIGAHAKQALLDQQIECRQYAYEHGIDKPEIVNWRYPH; encoded by the coding sequence ATGGTATCTACTCCTCTCAAATTGTCTGAGCCAGACCTAGCGAATAACTTAAGTAATGGGTCGATTAGTAGCTATGGTATTGCTCGTTCCACCGTTACAGGGACTCCTCTTAGTGCTGAAGAACTCCGTAAGATCGATGCCTACTGGCGTGCTTGTAATTATTTAGCGATCGGCATGATCTATCTGCGCGAAAATCCACTTTTGCGTGAACCTTTGAAATCAGAACATGTCAAAAATCGTTTACTAGGACATTGGGGATCAAGTCCTGGCATGAGTTTCGTATATACCCATCTCAATCGATTGATCAAGAAATATGATCTCAATACGATCTTTCTTGCAGGTCCTGGACATGGCGCTCCAGGGATTTTAGGTCCCGTCTATCTGGAGGGAACCTATTCTGAGATTTATCACGATATTAGCGAAGATGAAGAAGGGCTGAAGCATTTCTTCAAGCAATTTTCCTTTCCGGGAGGAATTGGTAGTCACTGCACACCTGAAACGCCCGGTTCGATTCATGAAGGTGGTGAACTCGGTTATAGCGTTTCCCATGCCTATGGAACTGTCTTTGATAACCCTGACTTAATCTCCGTGGTGATGGTTGGTGATGGTGAGTCGGAAACTGGCCCCCTCGCAACAGCTTGGCATTCTAACAAATTTATTAATCCTATTCGTGACGGTGCAGTACTTCCCATTCTGCATTTGAATGGTTACAAGATTAATAACCCCACAGTGCTATCACGGATTAGTCATGAAGAACTAGAAAGCCTATTTATTGGCTATGGCTACCAGCCCTACTTTGTGGAAGGTTCCGATCCTGAGTCGATGCACCAAGCGATCGCCGCAACCCTAGAACATTGCATTAACGAAATTAGAAGTATCCAGCAAGAATCTCGGAGTACGGGTATTCCCAAACGCGCCAAATTCCCCATGATTGTATTGCGGACTCCTAAGGGCTGGACGGGACCTGCGGAAGTGGATGGGCATAAGGTTGAGGGATTCTGGAGAGCGCACCAAGTACCTCTGTCGGGAATGCACAATAACCCTGAACATTTAAAAATGTTATCGGACTGGATGCTCAGCTATAAACCCGATGAATTATTTGATGCGTCAGGTAAGTTGCTCCCTGAACTGAAGGAACTTGCGCCAAAGGGCGATCGCCGCATGAGTGCCAACCCGATCGCTAATGGTGGTTTACTTCGTCGTGCTTTGAGGATGCCAGATTTCCGCAACTATGGCGTAAATATCGCTAAGGCTGGAACAACCGAGGCGGAAAACACGAAGCCCTTGGGTGTATTCCTGCGGGATGTGATGCGTCAAAACATGGATAATTTCCGTGTATTTGGTCCCGATGAAAACACATCGAACAAACTGCAAGCGATTTACGAAGTCAGTAAGAAATTCTGGATTGCCGAATATCTACCTGAAGATGCTGATGGTGGCGAACTTGCTACCGATGGGCGCGTGATGGAAATCCTCAGCGAACATACCCTAGAGGGTTGGTTAGAGGGTTATCTACTAACAGGAAGACATGGATTCTTCTCGACCTATGAATCCTTTGTTCATGTCATTGACTCGATGATCAACCAGCATTGCAAATGGTTGGAAATTAGCCAAGATATTCCTTGGCGATCACCGATCGCTTCTCTAAATTTGTTGATTACTTCAACGGTTTGGCGGCAGGATCACAATGGTTTCACCCATCAAGACCCCGGCTTCTTGGATGTGGTAGTCAATAAGAGTGCTGAAGTGACTCGTATCTATTTACCACCTGATGTAAATACATTGCTATCGGTTGCCGATCATTGCTTGCGTAGTACCGATTATGTGAATGTAATTGTTTCTGATAAGCAATCCCATTTGCAATTCTTGAGCATGGATGAAGCGATTAAGCATTGCACCAAGGGCTTAGGAATTTGGGATTGGGCAAGTAACGATCAAGGTACGGAGCCAGATGTGGTGATGGTGGGATGTGGTGATGTCCTCACGCAAGAGGCTCTAGCCGCAACGATCTTGCTCTGGGAACAGTTTCCTGAATTGAAGATTCGCTTTATCAATGTGGTGGATCTGTTCAAGCTCCAGCCTGATACAGAGCATCCTCATGGTTTAAGCGATCGCGATTTTGATTCGCTCTTCACTACTGACAAGCCGATTATTTTCAACTTCCACGGCTATCCTTGGTTGATTCACCGTCTCGCCTATCGCCGCACTAATCACAAAAACCTCCATGTGCGTGGTTACAAGGAGAAGGGCAATATCAACACGCCTTTAGAATTGGCGATTAGTAACCAAGTTGACCGCTTTAGCCTGGCGATTGACGTGATCGATCGCGTGCCTAAATTGCAAAATATCGGCGCTCATGCGAAGCAAGCCCTACTCGATCAGCAAATCGAATGTCGTCAATATGCCTACGAGCATGGCATCGATAAGCCCGAAATTGTGAACTGGCGCTATCCCCATTAA
- a CDS encoding chemotaxis protein CheW gives MPAISSLRSQRLLELRPDIGQQYVTFRLRIAWFILPIESIYRVIPLEKHVPKVTFAGDNIPIIDLGKLLFHQTKVQSSDIQQLVINGAVVASKPSLIIVRNQAEKLVGILSNSQPALQRISQDDLVSLPTTYSQRWKVDFITAMTLPTKERPSLFSIDSDRLIASISSKI, from the coding sequence ATGCCAGCCATCTCTTCCCTGCGATCGCAAAGACTTCTCGAACTTCGACCTGATATCGGACAGCAATATGTCACGTTTCGACTACGCATTGCGTGGTTTATTTTACCAATAGAGTCCATTTATCGCGTTATTCCCCTTGAGAAGCATGTTCCTAAAGTCACCTTCGCTGGTGACAATATTCCCATCATTGATCTTGGAAAATTGCTGTTTCACCAAACAAAAGTCCAGAGTAGTGATATTCAACAATTAGTAATTAATGGTGCAGTTGTTGCTTCTAAGCCATCTCTAATTATTGTCCGCAATCAGGCAGAGAAACTGGTGGGTATACTTAGCAATTCGCAACCAGCACTTCAAAGGATATCTCAAGATGATCTTGTCTCTCTACCTACAACCTATAGCCAAAGGTGGAAAGTTGACTTTATTACTGCGATGACTCTTCCTACAAAGGAGCGACCTTCTCTATTTTCCATTGATAGCGATCGCCTTATTGCTTCAATTTCAAGCAAAATATGA
- a CDS encoding histidine phosphatase family protein gives MSLKLYLLRHGETAYSRTGGYCGELDPELTENGEKMAQAFGDAYKAIAWDAVFVSPMKRTIATATPLCTAVNIEMQFRDGLKELRYGKWEGLTNEFVKDNYSDDYLRWLTEPAWNPPTGGETAVQLASRASFVIAEIQEMYPSGNVLVVSHKATIRVILCSLLGIDMGRYRDRIDVPAASLSIVQFGALGPMLKVLGDRSFMDADLRSLVGT, from the coding sequence ATGAGCTTAAAATTATATCTACTGCGTCATGGCGAAACTGCCTATAGCCGCACTGGTGGCTATTGTGGCGAGCTTGATCCTGAATTAACAGAGAATGGCGAAAAAATGGCCCAAGCTTTTGGCGATGCTTATAAAGCGATCGCATGGGATGCCGTGTTTGTCAGTCCAATGAAACGCACGATCGCCACAGCCACACCTCTATGCACAGCAGTCAACATAGAAATGCAATTTCGAGATGGTTTAAAAGAATTGCGCTATGGCAAATGGGAAGGATTAACTAATGAGTTCGTGAAGGATAACTATAGCGATGATTATCTGCGATGGCTAACGGAGCCTGCATGGAATCCGCCCACAGGTGGCGAAACCGCCGTGCAACTTGCAAGCCGAGCTTCATTTGTAATTGCCGAAATCCAAGAGATGTATCCATCGGGGAATGTATTAGTTGTTTCCCATAAGGCGACTATTCGCGTGATTCTCTGTAGCTTATTGGGAATTGATATGGGTAGATATCGCGATCGCATTGATGTCCCTGCTGCCTCACTCAGCATCGTTCAGTTTGGCGCACTTGGTCCCATGCTCAAGGTGTTAGGCGATCGCAGTTTTATGGATGCTGACTTGCGATCGCTAGTTGGAACTTAA
- the purL gene encoding phosphoribosylformylglycinamidine synthase subunit PurL, which produces MTANITTPKFSPAEIKAEGLTLDEYQMICDRLGREPNKAELGMFGVMWSEHCCYKNSRPLLKQFPTTGDRILVGPGENAGVVKITDDIAISFKIESHNRPSAVEPYQGAATGVGGILRDIFTMGARPVAILNSLRFGELSDPWVRSRVNGIVNGIAGYGNCIGVPTVGGEVYFDKAYNRNPLVNAMAIGIMEAKEIVKSGAAGIGNPVVYVGSTTGRDGMKGASFASAELSDKSEQSRPAVQVGDPFLEKSLVEACLEAFKTGAVVAAQDMGAAGLTCSTSEMAAKGGVGVSLDLDKIPARESGMTPYEYLLSESQERMLFVAHKGREAELIEIFERWGLHAVVAGEVLAEPIVRILWHGEVAAEIPATALADNTPIYHRQLADTPDYAKKAWAWDEKTAIANFPEINPNEALLKLLDTPAIASKAWVYRQYDHQVQNNTVIFPGGADAAVIRLRSQGFGAGELNSAQCQIDSLAGVAATVDCNARYVYLDPYEGAKLAVAEAARNLSCVGSEPLSVTDNLNFGSPEHAIGYWQLHEACRGIADACRELSTPVTGGNVSLYNETIDSEGNAQPIYPTPVIGMVGLVEDVTKVVGQSWQNVGDAIYLLGSDRASLAGSEYLASVIGEVTGRPQPVDFELERKVQFTCRQGITQGLIQSAHDCAEGGLAVAIAESSISGKLTAQIQLSIPEGLNLTQLLFGEGASRIVVSVKESDRPTWEAYLASQLGNAWQHIGTVSDAASDLEIVVAGEKAIAVSLSDITKNFNESIPKRMGHTL; this is translated from the coding sequence ATGACCGCAAATATCACCACACCCAAATTTTCCCCAGCCGAAATCAAAGCTGAAGGTTTGACCCTAGACGAATATCAAATGATTTGCGATCGCCTTGGTCGTGAACCCAACAAAGCCGAATTAGGGATGTTTGGTGTGATGTGGTCAGAGCATTGCTGCTATAAAAATTCGCGACCTTTACTTAAACAATTTCCCACCACAGGCGATCGCATTTTGGTTGGGCCAGGGGAAAATGCAGGCGTAGTCAAGATTACCGATGATATTGCCATTAGTTTTAAGATTGAAAGCCATAACCGTCCTTCGGCGGTCGAGCCGTACCAAGGCGCAGCTACAGGTGTGGGTGGTATTTTGCGAGATATTTTCACGATGGGAGCGCGTCCTGTCGCGATTTTGAACTCATTACGCTTTGGTGAACTGTCCGATCCTTGGGTACGCAGTCGTGTCAATGGGATTGTCAATGGCATCGCTGGCTATGGCAATTGTATCGGCGTTCCGACCGTTGGTGGCGAAGTTTATTTTGACAAGGCATATAACCGTAATCCGCTTGTGAATGCGATGGCGATCGGGATTATGGAAGCTAAGGAAATCGTCAAGTCAGGTGCTGCTGGCATTGGCAATCCCGTTGTTTATGTTGGTTCCACCACTGGACGTGATGGCATGAAAGGTGCAAGTTTCGCCAGTGCTGAGCTTTCCGATAAATCCGAACAAAGTCGTCCTGCGGTGCAGGTGGGCGATCCCTTTTTAGAAAAGTCCCTAGTGGAAGCTTGTTTGGAAGCATTTAAAACTGGGGCTGTGGTGGCGGCGCAGGATATGGGCGCAGCAGGCTTAACCTGTTCCACTTCGGAAATGGCGGCGAAAGGTGGAGTGGGTGTATCCCTCGACTTGGATAAGATTCCTGCGAGAGAATCAGGCATGACTCCCTATGAATATCTGCTGTCGGAATCACAGGAGCGAATGCTCTTTGTTGCTCATAAGGGAAGAGAAGCGGAACTAATTGAAATTTTTGAACGGTGGGGACTTCATGCGGTAGTTGCTGGAGAAGTTCTCGCGGAGCCAATTGTGCGGATTCTCTGGCATGGTGAAGTTGCGGCGGAGATTCCTGCTACTGCCCTCGCTGACAATACACCTATTTATCATCGTCAGCTAGCTGATACTCCTGACTATGCAAAGAAAGCTTGGGCGTGGGATGAGAAAACAGCGATCGCTAATTTCCCAGAAATTAATCCTAACGAAGCACTCTTGAAATTACTCGATACCCCTGCGATCGCCTCCAAAGCGTGGGTCTATCGCCAATACGATCATCAAGTTCAAAATAATACGGTGATATTTCCCGGAGGCGCTGATGCGGCAGTAATTCGTCTACGCAGTCAAGGTTTTGGCGCAGGGGAACTAAACTCAGCGCAATGTCAAATCGATTCCCTTGCAGGGGTTGCCGCTACCGTTGATTGCAATGCGCGTTATGTCTATCTTGACCCCTACGAAGGCGCAAAGCTAGCCGTTGCGGAGGCAGCCAGAAATCTCTCCTGTGTTGGTTCTGAGCCTCTATCTGTCACCGATAATTTGAACTTTGGCAGTCCCGAACATGCGATCGGTTATTGGCAATTACACGAAGCTTGTCGCGGTATTGCCGATGCTTGCCGTGAGTTGTCCACTCCTGTGACTGGCGGTAATGTTTCTCTCTATAACGAAACCATCGACTCCGAAGGTAATGCTCAGCCCATTTATCCGACACCTGTGATCGGTATGGTCGGTTTAGTGGAAGATGTCACCAAGGTCGTTGGTCAGAGTTGGCAGAATGTTGGCGATGCGATTTATTTACTCGGTAGCGATCGCGCTAGTCTCGCAGGGTCTGAATATCTCGCCTCAGTTATCGGTGAAGTCACAGGTCGTCCCCAACCTGTCGATTTTGAACTAGAGCGCAAAGTCCAATTTACCTGTCGCCAAGGCATCACCCAAGGCTTAATCCAATCCGCCCATGATTGTGCCGAAGGTGGGCTTGCTGTAGCGATCGCCGAATCCTCAATTTCTGGCAAACTCACAGCGCAGATTCAACTCTCTATTCCTGAAGGTTTAAATCTCACTCAACTTCTCTTTGGTGAAGGCGCAAGTCGCATTGTCGTTTCGGTCAAAGAAAGCGATCGCCCTACATGGGAAGCTTATCTCGCCAGTCAGCTAGGTAATGCTTGGCAGCATATTGGTACGGTAAGCGATGCAGCTAGCGATTTGGAAATCGTGGTTGCAGGAGAAAAGGCGATCGCTGTCTCTCTCTCAGACATCACCAAAAATTTCAATGAGTCTATTCCCAAACGCATGGGACATACTTTGTAA
- a CDS encoding hybrid sensor histidine kinase/response regulator: MLTNTLSDREWEVRLLFLDEVRDFLADIEAEILGLSNRGLQKSATNKILRAAHSMKGGAGMMGFHALSDLAHRLEDFFKILQANNQTEIVDEVESLFLAVIDGMGKIATIHKQRKAPRDEWIQLHILPPFNRLHEILGDLSAQDEANLLSEEAGQDMRVLMFATEVDACLERLTNVLADPQSQVLREEFELTSQEFGCLGEMLELPAFTKLCESISKALENQDNDLRTVTTSALGAWKRSQALVLVGQFDALPASFEISSLPQNVIPAAASPIADLSINLPTPDLRHEDDVFVLDHHALNLANIQDVTTPASPPSETNPNVVTNLDSTIRIPHRHLEALSDRFGELNAERSGLRLQLKRMRDLVQLLNTRMHGLEQSNAQLRAAYDRVVTSSESLLPLGTAINAPIGNIASNYVANDAQNNAEFLPYASRFDLLEMDRYSELHVLSREIMDSVVQLQEVSSDLETALTETEGTERELGRASRQMQTAIEQARMRMLSEILGRFPRLLRDLSLNYGKQVELVVRGSSTLVERSVLEALEDPLLHLVRNAFDHGIETPEARVAAGKSPKGKIEIAAGYRGNQTVITVSDDGNGVNFAKLRDRALQMGLSESDLDNSEQEALLELIFEAGFSTADRVTELSGRGVGMDVVRSNLSMIGGNVRIETEAGKGTTFVLTVPVSLSIARVLLFESNSLQMAILTSAVEEILLIRDTSIYTVANQEVLDWEGYSVPLLKLGEHLHFSRPQFQIETATRPIVDEPLMLIVAKDNVPFGLQVDRYWGEQEVTIRGVQSTIPMPNGFMGCAILGGGKIVPLVDIDNLLDWAIDDADAPTNPNLTLPSERSDRRTTVLVVDDSINVRRFLAMTLEKSGYRVEQAKDGYEAMEKLGKLQMLSQGSRVSAVICDIEMPRLDGFGFLVQSRADEKCKDLPVIMLTSRSGTKHRDLAMRLGASAYFSKPFKDNELLQTLSQLVAK; this comes from the coding sequence ATGTTAACTAATACCTTAAGCGATCGCGAGTGGGAAGTTCGATTACTATTTCTCGATGAAGTTCGAGATTTTTTAGCAGATATTGAAGCTGAGATCTTGGGCTTAAGCAATCGCGGCTTACAGAAATCAGCTACTAACAAGATTTTGCGAGCGGCTCACTCAATGAAGGGTGGAGCAGGAATGATGGGCTTTCATGCTCTAAGTGATCTAGCCCACCGCCTAGAAGATTTCTTTAAAATCCTACAGGCAAATAATCAAACAGAGATTGTCGATGAAGTAGAAAGTCTATTTCTCGCTGTGATTGATGGCATGGGCAAAATTGCTACTATTCACAAACAGCGTAAAGCGCCGCGAGATGAATGGATACAGTTGCATATTCTGCCACCGTTCAACCGTTTGCATGAAATATTGGGGGATTTGTCGGCACAGGATGAAGCTAATCTTCTATCTGAGGAAGCAGGACAGGATATGCGTGTCCTTATGTTTGCTACAGAGGTAGATGCCTGCTTAGAAAGGTTGACCAATGTACTCGCTGATCCCCAATCGCAGGTACTTCGCGAAGAATTTGAACTCACAAGTCAAGAATTTGGCTGTCTTGGTGAAATGTTGGAACTGCCAGCATTCACTAAACTGTGTGAAAGCATTAGCAAAGCCTTAGAGAATCAAGATAATGATCTACGCACCGTCACCACCTCCGCGTTAGGAGCTTGGAAGCGATCGCAAGCCCTTGTATTGGTTGGACAATTTGATGCTTTACCAGCAAGTTTCGAGATATCATCTCTTCCTCAAAATGTAATACCTGCTGCTGCATCCCCCATTGCCGACTTATCAATAAATTTACCAACTCCAGATCTGCGGCATGAAGATGACGTATTTGTTCTCGATCATCATGCTCTCAACTTAGCAAACATTCAAGATGTAACGACTCCTGCTTCTCCACCTAGTGAGACTAATCCTAATGTCGTGACCAATCTAGATTCCACAATCCGTATACCTCACCGTCATTTAGAAGCACTAAGCGATCGCTTTGGGGAGTTGAATGCTGAACGTAGTGGGTTGCGTCTGCAACTAAAACGAATGCGAGATTTAGTGCAACTGTTAAATACACGAATGCACGGATTAGAACAATCTAATGCTCAACTCCGAGCTGCCTATGATCGCGTGGTCACATCATCGGAATCACTACTTCCCTTAGGTACTGCGATTAATGCCCCCATAGGCAATATTGCTAGCAATTATGTAGCTAATGACGCGCAAAATAATGCCGAATTTCTGCCCTATGCTAGTCGCTTTGACCTGCTAGAAATGGATCGCTACAGCGAACTGCATGTACTATCGCGGGAAATCATGGATAGTGTGGTGCAGTTACAGGAAGTTTCCAGCGATTTGGAAACTGCTTTAACAGAAACTGAAGGTACAGAAAGGGAACTAGGGCGAGCTTCACGGCAAATGCAAACTGCGATCGAGCAAGCAAGAATGCGGATGCTCAGTGAAATTTTGGGCAGATTTCCGCGCCTATTGAGAGATCTGTCCCTCAACTATGGTAAACAGGTGGAACTGGTAGTGCGGGGTAGCTCTACTTTAGTTGAGCGATCGGTTTTAGAAGCCCTAGAAGATCCACTTCTCCATCTAGTTCGCAATGCCTTTGATCATGGTATTGAAACTCCTGAAGCTCGTGTTGCTGCGGGTAAATCTCCTAAAGGAAAAATCGAAATCGCCGCAGGTTATCGTGGCAACCAAACTGTGATTACCGTCAGTGATGATGGCAATGGCGTTAACTTTGCGAAACTTCGCGATCGCGCTTTACAAATGGGATTAAGTGAAAGTGATCTTGATAATTCTGAGCAAGAAGCTTTATTGGAGTTAATCTTTGAAGCGGGATTTAGTACCGCCGATCGCGTGACTGAGCTGTCAGGGCGTGGCGTAGGTATGGATGTTGTGCGGTCAAATCTCAGTATGATTGGGGGCAATGTACGGATTGAAACTGAAGCTGGCAAAGGTACAACTTTTGTCCTGACAGTACCTGTATCACTGTCCATTGCTCGTGTCCTACTGTTTGAAAGTAATAGTTTGCAGATGGCAATCCTCACCAGTGCGGTTGAGGAGATTTTGCTAATTCGTGATACTTCTATTTATACTGTAGCTAATCAAGAAGTATTAGATTGGGAAGGCTATTCTGTCCCTTTACTCAAATTAGGCGAGCATCTCCACTTCTCACGTCCACAATTTCAAATCGAGACAGCAACTCGCCCCATTGTTGATGAGCCATTAATGTTAATCGTGGCAAAAGACAATGTTCCCTTTGGCTTGCAAGTCGATCGCTATTGGGGTGAACAGGAAGTTACTATTCGTGGTGTGCAAAGTACAATTCCTATGCCTAATGGCTTTATGGGTTGTGCAATTCTTGGCGGCGGTAAAATTGTGCCACTGGTAGATATTGACAATCTTCTTGATTGGGCGATCGACGATGCTGATGCACCAACAAATCCCAATCTTACTTTACCCTCAGAAAGAAGCGATCGCCGCACGACAGTTCTCGTAGTTGATGATTCGATCAATGTACGTCGATTTTTAGCCATGACCCTAGAAAAGTCTGGATATCGTGTCGAGCAAGCCAAGGATGGGTACGAAGCAATGGAAAAATTGGGGAAACTGCAAATGCTATCTCAAGGCTCTAGAGTCAGTGCAGTCATTTGCGATATTGAAATGCCCAGACTTGATGGGTTTGGCTTTTTAGTCCAATCCCGTGCTGATGAGAAATGCAAAGATCTTCCTGTAATTATGCTTACTTCTCGAAGTGGTACAAAACATCGTGATTTAGCAATGCGTCTAGGAGCTTCGGCATATTTTTCTAAACCCTTTAAAGATAATGAACTTCTCCAAACGCTATCTCAACTTGTAGCTAAATAA